A genomic region of Fusarium falciforme chromosome 4, complete sequence contains the following coding sequences:
- a CDS encoding 60S acidic ribosomal protein P0 gives MGGKTNKAGYFDKLKGLLEEYASIFIVEIDNVSSQQMHEIRLALRNKGVVLMGKNTMVRRALKTFVTDSPEYERLLPHVKGNVGFVFTNGDLKEIRDIILSNKVAAPARAGAIAPIDVWVPAGNTGMEPGKTSFFQALGVPTKIARGTIEITTDLKLVEAQSKVGPSEATLLNMLNISPFTYGMGISQVYDQGQTFPPSVLDIGEEQLLKTLASAITTIATISLALNFPTLPSVMHSLVNSYKKVLAVAVSTEYSWPEIEQLKDRIANPDAYASAAPVAAADSGAAAAEEKKEESEEEEEEDEGFGGLFD, from the exons ATGGGGGGCAAGACGAACAAGGCCGGCTACttcgacaagctcaagggctTGCTCGAGGAATatgcctccatcttcatcgttgAGATTGACAATGTCAGCTCTCAGCAGATGCACGAGATCCGTCTGGCTCTCCGGAACAAGGGTGTTGTCCTGATGGGCAAGAACACCATG GTCCGCCGAGCCCTGAAGACCTTCGTCACCGACTCCCCCGAGTACGAGCGTCTCCTCCCCCACGTCAAGGGCAACGTCGGTTTTGTCTTCACCAACGGTGACCTCAAGGAGATCCGAGACATCATCCTCTCCAACAAGGTCGCCGCCCCTGCCCGTGCTGGTGCCATCGCCCCCATCGATGTCTGGGTCCCCGCTGGCAACACTGGTATGGAACCCGGCAagacctccttcttccaggcCCTCGGTGTCCCCACCAAGATTGCCCGTGGTACCATTGAAATCACCACCGATctcaagctcgtcgaggCTCAGTCCAAGGTCGGCCCCTCCGAGGCCACCCTCCTCAACATGCTCAACATCTCCCCCTTCACCTACGGTATGGGTATCTCTCAGGTCTACGACCAGGGCCAGACCTTCCCTCCCAGCGTTCTCGACATTGGTGAGGAGCAGCTCCTCAAGACTCTGGCTtctgccatcaccaccattgCCACCATCTCGCTGGCTCTGAACTTCCCCACCCTGCCCTCGGTCATGCACTCCCTCGTCAACAGCTACAAGAAGGTTCTCGCTGTTGCCGTCTCCACCGAGTACAGCTGGCCCGAGAttgagcagctcaaggaccGCATCGCCAACCCTGACGCCTACGCCTCTGCCGCCCCCGTTGCCGCTGCCGACTCGggtgctgccgctgctgaggagaagaaggaggagtctgaggaggaggaggaggaggatgagggctTCGGTGGTCTCTT TGACTAA